The Actinomyces wuliandei genome contains the following window.
CAGCGGAGCGCGAGCCCGTACGAGGTGTGCCAGCGGTACGCGGCGGGGGAGCTGGACCGTGAGGAGGCGGTGGCGCAGCTGGTTGCCTGGCCCTGGGTGCCGGCTGGCGAGATGCGCACGAGTCCCGGTGATGATCTCATGGTTGTCCCGGAGGGCACTGTCCAGGACCTCTTCCGGGCTGAGCGGGCTGGTCTGATCGACGTGGGCATGTGCGAGGCGGTGCTCGACGCGCTGTACGGTGATGCCTGAGGTTCCCGCTGAGCTGGCCGCGCGGGCCGGGCTGCTGCGTGAGCTGTCTCGTGAGGGCGGGCCGCTGTCGCCGGACGCGCCAGGAGCCACTGTCCGCAACCCGGAGTGGTTCCGGCAGGTGCCTGGTGGGGACTTCGTGCCGCGGCCGGGGCGTCGTGAGCTGCACCGGCGTCTGCTGGCTCAGTTCTACGAGGAGCACGGTCGGGGTGACACGGGGCGTCAGGCCGTCGTGCTGGCCGGGCCGCCTGGTGCGGGCAAGGGGGTGGTCCGCAGCCGGGTCTTGGAGGAGGCGGGGCAGCGGTTCACTGTTGTGGATCCTGATGAGTTCAAGGTGCTGCTAGTCCGTGCGGCTGTCGAGGACGGCAGTATCGAGGCCATGATGCCGGCTGAGGCGGTGGGTCGTGGGGTGCGGCTGGCGCCGATGGAGCTGGCCGCGCTGGTGCACGAGGAGTCCTCCTACCTCGCGCTCCAGGTGCGAGAGGATGCTCTCGCGCGTGGTGAGAACGTCGTGGTCGATGGTGTGATGGCGGACGAGGTCAAGGCCGTGCGCCTGGCCTCCCAGCTGGCTGGGGCTGGTTACGACATCCAGGTGGTTGACGTCGAGGTTCCCGCTGAGGTGTCCAGGTACCGGATCGCCCAGCGGTGGGTGGAGCAGACCTACAGCAGCGAGCTGGGTGGGCGGTGGGTGCCCAGCGAGTTCCGCGAGCTGGTGTTTGACACCCAGGACGTAGCGGGCTCCCGGTGCGACCGGGCGGCGCGCGCTGTGGCTGAGCAGGTGCCTGAGGTGTCGCGCTACCGGCGCTTCTTCACTACCGTTGAGGAGGCCCGCCAGGCCGTGGCCACGCCCCGGCTGACTGATGACCTGCGACGCGACGACAGGGGCAGCCAGCTGTGTGCGCCAGCCCCGTCACCGGCGAGCACGGGGAGCTCGGTGAGGTCAGCGGTCCAGGCGTCCTATCCGCGGGCCGCGACTGAGGCAGTGAGGCAGCCGGTTCGCGCTGCGCAGCAGCGGACCAGCAGCCGACCCGGGCGTGGTCGCGAGTCAGGACCCCACGGGATCGGCAGGTGAACGTCGCCGGGTAGACGCACTTCTACTCCTGTCACGGCGGAGTCGCAGCGTGGGAGCCTGTGCTCAGCCGGTGCTGCCTGGTGGTTCTGTCGGCTGTTCTCGTACGTCGGGGAACAGGCCTTCTGGTGGTGGGACGTAGGGGAGGGGCTCGCCTAGCCTGCAGGTGTTCTCTGTGCCTTGTGTGGCGGTGGCGAACGGGCCGTCGGGGCTCATGAGGACGGCCATGTGGTGGTCGGCGTGGTCGCGCCACCATATGCTCATGCCTGTGGCCGCGTCGCGGCGTAGGTGCTCCCAGGCGCGCCACAGCGCCTCCAGGCGGACCACGGCCTCCTCGTGCTGCCACCACCGGCCGACCCAGCACCGGTGGCGCCCGTCGATGCGTCGGCGGTAGACGTTGCGCAGGTAGTCGCGCACGAACTCGTCGACCGAGCCGAACCACAGCTGTTCGTCAGGCTCGTCAACAGCATCAGCAGGGTCGTTGCTGCTTGGCTGCGCCTCAGCTGTTCCCCAGTCGGTCATGGGTGTGCCTCCGTCTCATGGGCTTGCAGGGTTGCCTCTACTGCTGCCAGCTGTGTGGCTGCCTCGTTGATCGTCCGCTCAGCCTGTGGGTCGTGGGCGGTGATGGATGCCTTGACTGCGGTGGCGTGGGGGCCGGTCATCCACGGGAGGGTGCGTACGAGGGTGGGGCGTGAGCCTGAGGACAGGACGAGGGCGCGGCCCTTGGGCAGGGCGGCGAGGTCGGAAGCGCCACCACCGGGCACACCGCCGCGGCCTGCGGGACCAGCAGGCACGGCAGGACCAGCGGCGGCGGGGGCGGGTGGGCGCCCGCGCCCGAGCCAGCGGGGCCGGCCCCACCAGCGCCCGGGTGTCACGACCCCACCCCCGGCCCGCCGGTGCCACCAGCACCGTCCGGCCCGTCGTCCTGGGTGCCTTCTGTGGCGATGGTGGCGGCGACCTGGGCCGCGGCGGCGGAGAAGTCCTGCTCCAGGGTGTGCTCCTGGGCCTGGGCCAGAAAGACCAGGTGGGCTACCGCGTCCTCGATGCCCACCTGGCTGGTGCTGGCCCACCCGGTGAGGCAGTAGGCTGGGGTCAGCCCGTAGACCTGGTCAGCGGCCAGCACCCCCAGGTTGCCTATGGCCCAGTCGGCCACCAGGACCCCGGTGTCGTCGTCATCAAAGATGTCCTCCGACGCCGAGACCAGGGTGGTGGCGCCCATGCGCTCACGCATCACCGGGTCCGACATCCTGGCGGCCTTGCCCGCGTGGGGGTAGACCCGCCCCAGGGCGGGGCAGACGTCCAGGGCGGGTCCGGAGACCTCCCCCCACAGCCTCATGGTCCCTGTCGCGTTGCGGGCCAGGCAGATCCGACAAGGGAGGCGAAGCGGGTCGAGCGCATGGTCCCTGTCGCGTTGCGGGCCAGGCACCACCACCGCTGGTGGGGGAAGGGCACCTCCGTGCCCTCCACCCAGGCGTCGACCACCGGCGCCCACCGGAGAGGGTCGGTGAACCACCACCGCCCCGCCCCGAAACCCTCGAAGCCGAACCTCTCCCACAGGTGCAGCACCGAGGCAGGCAGCACCCCACCAAAGTAGCCCACGTGCTCAGCAGTGACCGGGGCACCCACACCCATCGGCGACCACCCCCGCAGCTCCAGGACACCGTCGATCCTGGCGCCCACCCACTCCGGGGACGCGTGCAGCCACCCCTGGTACCACTCCTCCTCGCTCATCCGCATAACCCCAGCCCTAACCCGAACCGCCACGACGACGGAGGCGTTTCACCCGATTGGCATCCCACTTCCCTGGCTATCGTGCCGCCGTGACAGGTTCCGATGCGACTGCCCTGCCGTAGGTCTCCACCACAGCAGTCGCCAGGTTCTCAATCGTGTCACCAACGGTCGACTCGACCCAGTTACCGAGGTGACAGCCAGCCTCATACCACGAGCATTCAGCCATTCAGATTCATTCTCCCCAGACGATGTACCCACTCGTGTCGGGAATCTCGGCCAGGCGGAGCGGGTTGGAGAAGTCCTGTGGGAGGATCTTCCAGTCCCCCTCCTCCCACACCAGGTCGTAGACCGTGGACGCGAGCACGGTGTTTCCGGAGCCGGTCGCCTGTACTGCTACGTCGACGCGGGCGTTCGTGCCGTCGTAAGCGAGCAGCCGAAAGTCGGCAACCGTCATGCGGTTGGACGACGACGAGCCCGCTGGCACCTGGTCAAGAAGCGCTGACCGGTTCGGAGTCTCCGTCGACAGGAAGTACTTGATCCACGCGGGTGAGATGGTGGCGTCGGAGCCCTGAACGACGGCGTTTGCTGCGGCGAAGAGGGCTCCTTCGGGGGAGTGCTGGAAGCAGTAGCGGTAGCCGGCGTCGGCGGTGGCTCCCGGCCCGTACTCGGTGGAGGTGGGGTACGCGGTGGTCCCCTGGTACTGCCACTGTGCCTCCGGGGCGATCGACACCGTCCCCTCAAGAACCTCGCCGTCCAGGCCGCACACGCTTGACCCGCCACCTGGGGACTGTGCCGACGCGGGGGTCGACGGCGCTGACGGGGGCGAGCTGGAGGCTGCGGCCGTGTCCTCCCTGCCGTCTCTGCTGCTCATGGTGTTGGCCAGCGCGAGGGCGGCGGCCACCACGGCGATCACGACCACGAGCGCGGTGGCGGCGATGAACCCCGGCCGCGTGAACGGGCGCGCCCCTCGGCGCCAGTGCTGTCTGAGGTGCTCATGACCCTCTCCTAGGAGACGAGGAAGCCGACCAGGGAAGCGCCGGCAGAGATGACGATGACCCCGCCCAGGGCCATGCCGACGCGGAGCGCCAACAAGGTCGATGGTGCCGCACACTGCTCTCCCGCAGCAGCACTACCTGGCTGACTGCGCGGCCCGGCCCACCTGCCCGTCACGTCCCTGCCTGACACGCAGTCCGATTCGCGGTAGGTTGTCTCCCGTGCGTGCGACCTCGTGGCTCCGAGTGAGCCTGCTGCTTAGTCGCCGCGGCGGGGCCTGACCAGGCCGGCACCCCGACCGCGGCTGACACCGTGCGCCCGGCCGCGACCGCCACGGTCACCACGAACCGGCGTCGTCAGCCCTCAGGACCCCAGGACCACTCCAGGAGATGACTATGCGCACCGCGCGTCCCGCACCCCAGCAGCCCTCCGGCATGCCCTACCTCAAGTACCGCCCCTTCCTCGACACGGTCGCCACCGACCTGCCGGACCGCACCTGGCCCTCCCGGCGTATCACCTCTGCCCCCCGCTGGCTGTCCACCGACCTGCGCGACGGCAACCAGTCCCTCATCGAGCCCATGGGTCCCGAGGCCAAGCGGGCTGTCTTCGACCTGCTGGTCCGGATGGGCTTCAAGGAGATCGAGGTGGGCTTCCCCGCCGCCTCCCAGACCGACTACGACTTCGTGCGCTCTCTGGTGGCCGACGACGCCATCCCCGACGACGTCACCATCTCCGTGCTCACCCAGTCCCGCGGCGACCTCATCGACCGGACCCTGGACGCCTGCGTGGGCATGCCCCGGGCCACTGTCCACCTCTACAACGCGATCTCCCCGCTGTTCCGCGACGTGGTCTTCCGCATGGGGCGCGAGGAGGTCCGTGACCTGGCCGTGGACGGCACCCGCCAGGTCATGGCCCGGGCGGAGAAGGTCCTCGGTGAGGACACCATATTCGGCTACGAGTACTCCCCGGAGATCTTCATGGACGCCGAGCGGGAGTTCGCCCTGGAGGTCTGTGAGGCCGTCATGGGCGTGTGGGAGCCCGCCGAGGACCGAGAGATCATCCTCAACCTGCCCGCCACCGTGGAGCGGGCCACGCCCAACGTCTACGCCGACCAGATCGAGTGGGTCAGCAGGAACCTCAGCCACCGTGAGCACGTGTGCCTGTCCGTCCACAACCACAACGACCGGGGCTCGGGCGTGGCCGCAGCCGAACTCGGGGTGCTGGCCGGGGCGGACCGGGTGGAGGGCTGCCTGTTCGGCCACGGTGAGCGCACCGGTAACGTGGACCTGGTGACCCTGGCCCTCAACCTGTTCAGCCAGGGCGTGGACCCTATGCTCGACGTCTCGCGCATTGATGAGATCCGCCGCACCGTGGAGAAGGCGACGCAGATGAACGTGCCTCCGCGCACCCCCTATGTCGGCGAGCTGGTCTACACCTCCTTCTCTGGCTCCCACCAGGACGCTATCAAGAAGGGCTTCGCCGCGAGGGCCGCCCAGGTCCAGGCCAGGGTTGAGGAGGGTATAGGCCAGGACGAGGCCGAGGCGGCTGTGCCCTGGCAGATGCCCTACCTCCCGATCGACCCCCACGACGTGGGTCGCTCCTACGAGGCGGTGGTGCGGGTCAACTCCCAGTCCGGCAAGGGCGGGGTGGCCTACCTGCTGGGGGCGACCCAGAGGCTGGACCTGCCCCGCCGTCTCCAGATCGAGTTCTCCCGTATCGTCCAGCGCCACACGGACACCTACGGCGGGGAGGTCGACGCCACCAGCCTGTGGCGGATCTTCGCTGACGAGTACCTGCCCGCCGCGACCGTGCCCAGCAGGGACGGCCTGGAGGACCTGGAGCCCTGGGGGCGCTACGCCCTGGACGGTGCCACCCTGACCTCCGCCGGGGAGGGGGAGCGCTCGGTGCTGACCGTGACAGTCACCGACAACGGCCAGCGCCGGCTGCTGTCGGCCGAGGGCAACGGCCCCCTGGACGCGTTCGTGGCAGCCCTGGAGAGTACGGGCATCCAGGTGCGTATCCTCGACTACGTCGAGCACGCCCTGTCAGGAGGTCGCGACGCCCAGGCAGCCTCCTACGTGGAGTGCGAGGTGGAGGGCCAGGTCCTGTGGGGGGTGGGGATCGACCCCTCCATCACGACCTCCTCCTTCAAGGCCGTCATCTCCGCCCTCAACCGGGCGCTGCGCTGAGGTGTGCCCCGGGTCCCGGAGGTGCTGCGCCGGGACCCGGAGCCGGGGTGCGTGGCGGTGCGGAGCGCCGTGGCACACTAGGGCGGTGACACGCAGGCTCTACCGGGACGAGGCCGTGGTGCTGCGCACCCACAAGCTGGGGGAGGCCGACCGCATCGTCGTCCTGCTCACCCGCCACCACGGGCAGGTCCGCGCTGTGGCCAAGGGGGTGCGCCGCTCCTCCTCGCGCTTCGGGGCGCGCCTGGAGCCCTTCTCCATGGTTGACGTCCAGCTCCACCCCGGGCGCAGCCTCGACGTCGTCACCCAGGTGGAGACTATCGACCCCTTCAGCCGTGCCATCGCCGCTGACTACATGATGTTCACCTGCGCCACCACCATGGTGGAGGCTGCTGAGCGTCTCAGCACCGACGACGGCGACCTGGGGACGGAGGCCAGCCCCCAGCAGTACCTGCTGCTGGCTGGTGCCCTGGCGGCCATGTCCCGGCGCAGGCACGCTCCCGGCCTGGTCCTGGACTCCTACCTGCTGCGCTGCCTGGCCCTGGGGGGCTGGGCGCCGTCCTGCTACGACTGCGCCGTGTGCGCGGCGCCCGGCCCCCACCGGTTCTTCCACGTCCAGACAGGGGGCGCCGTGTGCGAGTCCTGCCGCAGCGCGGGAGCAGCGGAGGTCGAGCCGGGTACGATGGTGCTGCTGGGCGCACTGCTGTCGGGGGACTGGCCAGTCGCGGACGCCTCGGCACCCAGGCAGCGCTCCCAGGCCTCCGGCCTGGTCTCGGCCTACACCACATGGCACCTGGAACGTCGCCTGCGTTCCTTGGCACTGGTAGAAAGAGGATGACCATGGCACCTGAGGCACCTGGGCACACTGCTGACGCGGGGGCAGGCTACGCAGGGACCGGAGGTACAGAGACCAGACCGGGCGGCGGCGTCGGCCCTGAGGGCGGTACCGTGTCCCAGTCAGGTCTTGACCGGCTCAAGGCCGCTGCGTCGCGCGGTGAGCCGCTGCTGACATCAGACATCATGCAGGCGGCTCCGCTGCACCGACCCGGTCTGGAGCCCCCCTCCCTGGCTCCTGACAGGCTGCCCGGGCACGTGGCGATCGTCATGGACGGCAACGGGCGCTGGGCCAACGCCCGTGGCCTGCCCCGTATTGAGGGCCACAAGGTGGGGGAGGCCAACCTCCTGGAGGTTGTCGCCGGCGCCGTCGAACTGGGGGTCAACGAGCTCAGCGCCTACGCCTTCTCCACCGAGAACTGGAGGCGCTCCCCGGCCGAGGTACGCTTCCTCATGGGGTTCGCCCGGACCGTGCTGCGTGGCCAGCGCGACCTGCTCAACTCCTGGGGAGTGCGCGTGCGCTGGGTGGGGCGGACCCCACGCCTGTGGAAGTCGGTGCTCTCCGAGCTGCGGGCCGCTGAGCGGCTGACCGCAGGCAACACGACACTGACCCTCAACCTGTGCATCAACTACGGAGGGCGGGCCGAGATCGCCGACGCGGCCCGCGCCATCAGCCAGGAGGTGGCGGCGGGCCGCCTCAAGGCCTCCGCGATCACCGAGAAGACAATTCAGCGTCACCTGTACGCCCCCACCATGCGGGACGTGGACCTGTTCATCCGCACCAGCGGGGAGCAGCGGACCTCCAATTTCCTCATGTGGTCCTCAGCCTACGCCGAGCTGTACTTCACGGACCTGGCCTGGCCGGACTTCGACCGGCGCGAGCTGTGGCGGGCCTGCGAGTCCTACGGCAGCCGTGAGCGACGCTATGGCGGCGCCGTTGACAAGGTGGGGGACACAGCGGGAGACACGGCCGGGGACAAGGAGGGCACGGTGGAGGAGGCGGCAGCGCCAGCAGAGGCAGGAGGGGCTGACGCCTAGGCCTTCTCCCGGGCCTCGCCCCCGCCGTCGGCGGCAGAGCAGTCCGCGCACAGGCCGAAGAACTCCGCAGTGTGCTCCATAGCGGTGAAGCCATGCTGGGCTGAGACCCGCCTGATCCAGGTCTCCAGCTCGCCACCGGCCACCTCCACGGTAAAGCCGCATCCTCGGCACACGATGTGGTGGTGGTGCTCGACCCTCTCGCAGGCGCGGTAGAGCACCTCGCCCTCTGTGCCGCGCAGCTGGTCCACCTGGCCGGAGTCGGCCAGGGCCTGAAGGTTGCGGTAGACGGTCGCCAGCCCCACCTTGGTGCCCTCAGCCTCCAGGGCGGAGTGGATCTGCTGGGCGGAGCGGAACTCGCTGGTGCGCTCCAAGATGTCCGCCACTGCCGCGCGCTGGCGGGTGGCACGGGGGCGGGAAGCGCTCTTCTGGCTCATCACAGGACCTCCTGGCGGCGTCGGGCGCGGTGCACCCGACGAGTGAACCGTACTGCTCCTGCCAGGAGCGCGACGGCGCCGTAGGCACCCACGAGAAGGACGACGATCACGGCCCCGGGGGACAGGGGGAGGAGGTAGGTGATGGTCAGGCCGCTGACGCAGGCTGCGACTCCCAGCGCCATGGCCAGGTGCATCGTGCGGGTGAAGGAGGTGCACACCAGCTGGGCGACAGCGACGGGCACGATCATGACGGCAGAGACCATGAGGGCGCCGACGACCCGCATCGACACCGACACCGTCAGGGCGGCGACCACGGCGATGACGATGCTGAGCGCGCCAGTGGGCAGCCCGCACGCCCTGGCCAGCTCCTCGTCGTGGCACAGGGCGAACAGCGGGCCGCGCAGCCCCAGGCCCACGAGCAGGACTCCGACGGCTAGCACGATGGTGAACCAGGCGTCCGTCACTGAGACCGTGGAGATGGAACCGAACAGGTAGGAGCTGAGGTTGGTCGTGGTCCCTCCGGCGAGCGCGATGAGGACGACGCCGCCAGCGATACCGCCGTAGAAGAGGATGGCCAGGGCGACGTCGCCCCGGGTGCGGCCCCGTGCCCGTATGACCTCGATGAGGACGGCTCCCGCTACGCTGGCCAGGATCGCCCCGGGCACGGCCAGGGCGTCGTGGGGGGAGACGTTGGCTGCGGTACCAGCCAGCCAGCCCAGGGCGATCCCGGTCAGGGCGATGTGGCCGATGCCGTCACCCAGGAGGGCCAGGCCCCGCTGGACCAGGTAGGTTCCCACCACCGGAGCGGCCAGGCCCACCAGCACCGCGACGACAAGCGCCCTCTGCATGAGCGGGCTGGCCAGCATCTGGCTCAGTGACTGGAGTAGTGCCTGGGGCAGTGAGGGCAGGACCTCTGCGGAGAGCCCTGCGGAGGTCATCAAGGGCATCACGGTCTCTCCTCGTACCGACGTGCTCCGGGGGCGTCCGAGTCGTTCTCGGGGAGCCTGCGCCCAGGACGGTCTGCAGGGGTGCTGCCCGCAGGAGGGCCGGAGGAGCCGTCCGGGTCGTCGCCGGGGATGACCCGGCCGTCGGACAGGTGCACCCTGCGCCCGATGACGTCGGTGAGCTCCCCCGTCTCGTGCAGGACGGTGACCAGGGTCAGGCCGTCTTGGTGCAGGGAGGTAAGGGCGCGCGCCAGGGACTCACGGCTGGCCCGGTCGATCCCAGCCAGGGGCTCGTCGAGGAGGAGCAGGTCGGGGTCGCGCACCAGGGCGCGGGCGATGAGGACTCGCTGGGCCTGGCCTCCGGAGAGGACCTGGACAGGGTCCCTGGCGCGGTCGGCCAGGCCGACGGCCTCCAGGGCGTCCATGGCACGTCGCCGTGCGCGTCTGCCCCGGTCGCGCCAGAGGTGGCGTGGTCCCAGCAGGCCCGAGCCCACCACCTCCAGCGCGGTGGCGGGCACCCCGGCGGAGGCCGTGACCCGCTGGGGAACGTAGCCCACGCGGTCCCACGGCACCCGGCTGCGCCGGGAGACGTCGGCCCCCATGAGGTGCACGGTCCCGCTGGCCACGGGCACCAGGCCCAGGACCGTCCTGACCAGGGTCGACTTGCCCGAGCCGTTGGACCCCAGCAGGGCCACCGACTCCCCGGGAGACACGGTAAGACTGACGTCGTCCAGGACGACAGCCGAGCCCAGCACCACGGTGACCCGGGTGAGGCGCACCGGGTCCGATGACGCCTCTGGCAGGGCGGGACGCGCATGTCGTCGGCGCGATGCCGTTCGGGCTTCCTGACCGGTGCTGGCGCCAGAGCCGTCGGCGGTCCTGGCGCTGGTCCTGGCGTCGGCCCCGCTGCCCGCATCAGTCCTGGCCGGTATGGCGGTTCTCATGCTGGTACCACGTGCCTACTGACAGGACAGTCCGGAGCGCAGCGCCTCCAGGTTGGTGCTCATGGCGTCAACATAGTCGCCGTCGGCGGGAGCGGACTCAACAGGACTGAGGACGGCGGTCGTGGTCCCGGTCTCCTCGGCCAGTGCCTCGGCTGTCCTGGTGGAGACCAGCTCCTCGGTGAAGATGGTCGTGGTCCCGGTCTCCTCGACGACCTCCTTGATCTCCGCCAGCTCGGCGGGACTGGGCTCCGCCTCGGGGTCCAGGCCGGCCACGGAGGCCTGGGTGAGGCCGTAGCGGTCAGCCAGGTAGCCGAAGGCGGCGTGGGAGGTCACGAAGGTGGTGCGTTCGCACTGGGCGAGGCCCTCGGTGTAGCTGGTGTCCAGGTCCGTCAGCGTGGTCGTGAGGGTCTCCAGGTTGTTCTCGTAGTCGCTGGCGTGGTCCGGGTCGGCGGCTGCCAGCGCCTCCTGGATGGCTCCTGCGGTGGCGACCATGCGCTGCGGGTCGAGCCAGAAGTGGGGGTCGGTCTGCCCGTCCTCACCAGTGCTGTGGTCGTGCTCGTCGGTGCCGTGGTCGCTGCGCTCGCCGGACTCATGATCGTGGTCGCCAGGGCTGGCCTCCTGCGAGTCCTCCTCGGAGTCTCCCTCTGAGTCCTCGGCCTCGTGGTCGTGCCCGGCCCCCTCGTGATGAACCAGGTTCGCGGCCTCGCCCAGGTCCAGGACGGTCGGGCCGGAGACCTGGGAGACAGCCTCGTCCAGTGAGGGCTGGAAGCCGGGGACGTAGGCGATGACGTCGGCGGCCTCCAGAGCGGTGACGTCCTTGGGGGAGATCTCGTAGTCGTGCGGCTCGACACTGGTGGGAGTCACCGACGTGACTGTCACGCGCTCCCCGCCCACAGCCCCCACCAGGTAGGCGACGGGGTAGAAGGAGGTGGACACGGCCAGGGCGGCGTCGGTGCCTCCGCCGCCTCCGGAGGCCTGGGAGGTGCTGGTGTCCTCGCCGCTGAGGGCGGAGCAGGACGTCAGGCTCGCGGCCAGGGCGAGCGCGGCGGTGCCGGCACCCAGGCGGTGGGCGGCAGAGCGTGAGTGGCGTGCTGCGAGCGGGCGCGAGGTCTGTGCGCCGCTAGACGTGGGCGTGCCCTCACGCGGGGGACGTGGGTCGGCGACGACGGGACTGGTCCTTAGGGTCATGGGAATCATTTTCATCATGCTAGGTAGGTGCGTCAAACCAGGCAGCCGGTCGGTGAGCTGATCGGTGAACCGGTTAGTGAGGCAGGTAGTCGGCCCATGGGACCGGGGCCTCTAGACTGTCCCCACTCGCTCCCGCCAACCAGGTGGGACCACGACAGATGACAACTCCCTAGGAGAGTACCGGTGGCACAGACCCCCTCACGGCTTGACGCCGTCATCAACCTCGCCAAGCGTCGCGGCTTCGTCTTCCCCTGCGGCGAGATCTACGGCGGTACCCGCTCTGCCTGGGACTACGGGCCGCTGGGCGTGGAGCTCAAGGAGAACATCAAGCGCCAGTGGTGGCAGTACATGGTCCGCTCCCGCGACGACGTCGTGGGCCTGGACTCCTCCGTCATCCTGCCGCGCGAGGTGTGGGTCGCCTCCGGACACGTCCAGGCCTTCACCGACCCGCTCATCGAGTGTACCAGCTGCCACAAGCGCCTGCGCCAGGACGAGCTCCAGGAGGCCTACGCCTCCAGGCACGGCGTGGAGGACGCCGCCGACGTCGCGATGGAGCGGCTGACCTGCCCCAGCTGCGGGACACGGGGCCGGTTCACCGAGCCCAAGGCCTTCTCCGGGCTGCTCAAGACCTACCTGGGACCTGTGGACGACGAGTCAGGCCTGCACTACCTGCGTCCGGAGACGGCTCAGGGCATCTTCGTCAACTTCACCAACGTCATGGGGGCGGCGCGCAGGAAGCCTCCCTTCGGCATCGCCCAGGTCGGCAAGTCCTT
Protein-coding sequences here:
- the recO gene encoding DNA repair protein RecO produces the protein MTRRLYRDEAVVLRTHKLGEADRIVVLLTRHHGQVRAVAKGVRRSSSRFGARLEPFSMVDVQLHPGRSLDVVTQVETIDPFSRAIAADYMMFTCATTMVEAAERLSTDDGDLGTEASPQQYLLLAGALAAMSRRRHAPGLVLDSYLLRCLALGGWAPSCYDCAVCAAPGPHRFFHVQTGGAVCESCRSAGAAEVEPGTMVLLGALLSGDWPVADASAPRQRSQASGLVSAYTTWHLERRLRSLALVERG
- a CDS encoding DUF4913 domain-containing protein; translation: MTDWGTAEAQPSSNDPADAVDEPDEQLWFGSVDEFVRDYLRNVYRRRIDGRHRCWVGRWWQHEEAVVRLEALWRAWEHLRRDAATGMSIWWRDHADHHMAVLMSPDGPFATATQGTENTCRLGEPLPYVPPPEGLFPDVREQPTEPPGSTG
- a CDS encoding zeta toxin family protein, whose protein sequence is MPEVPAELAARAGLLRELSREGGPLSPDAPGATVRNPEWFRQVPGGDFVPRPGRRELHRRLLAQFYEEHGRGDTGRQAVVLAGPPGAGKGVVRSRVLEEAGQRFTVVDPDEFKVLLVRAAVEDGSIEAMMPAEAVGRGVRLAPMELAALVHEESSYLALQVREDALARGENVVVDGVMADEVKAVRLASQLAGAGYDIQVVDVEVPAEVSRYRIAQRWVEQTYSSELGGRWVPSEFRELVFDTQDVAGSRCDRAARAVAEQVPEVSRYRRFFTTVEEARQAVATPRLTDDLRRDDRGSQLCAPAPSPASTGSSVRSAVQASYPRAATEAVRQPVRAAQQRTSSRPGRGRESGPHGIGR
- the leuA gene encoding 2-isopropylmalate synthase produces the protein MRTARPAPQQPSGMPYLKYRPFLDTVATDLPDRTWPSRRITSAPRWLSTDLRDGNQSLIEPMGPEAKRAVFDLLVRMGFKEIEVGFPAASQTDYDFVRSLVADDAIPDDVTISVLTQSRGDLIDRTLDACVGMPRATVHLYNAISPLFRDVVFRMGREEVRDLAVDGTRQVMARAEKVLGEDTIFGYEYSPEIFMDAEREFALEVCEAVMGVWEPAEDREIILNLPATVERATPNVYADQIEWVSRNLSHREHVCLSVHNHNDRGSGVAAAELGVLAGADRVEGCLFGHGERTGNVDLVTLALNLFSQGVDPMLDVSRIDEIRRTVEKATQMNVPPRTPYVGELVYTSFSGSHQDAIKKGFAARAAQVQARVEEGIGQDEAEAAVPWQMPYLPIDPHDVGRSYEAVVRVNSQSGKGGVAYLLGATQRLDLPRRLQIEFSRIVQRHTDTYGGEVDATSLWRIFADEYLPAATVPSRDGLEDLEPWGRYALDGATLTSAGEGERSVLTVTVTDNGQRRLLSAEGNGPLDAFVAALESTGIQVRILDYVEHALSGGRDAQAASYVECEVEGQVLWGVGIDPSITTSSFKAVISALNRALR
- a CDS encoding metal ABC transporter permease, with the translated sequence MLASPLMQRALVVAVLVGLAAPVVGTYLVQRGLALLGDGIGHIALTGIALGWLAGTAANVSPHDALAVPGAILASVAGAVLIEVIRARGRTRGDVALAILFYGGIAGGVVLIALAGGTTTNLSSYLFGSISTVSVTDAWFTIVLAVGVLLVGLGLRGPLFALCHDEELARACGLPTGALSIVIAVVAALTVSVSMRVVGALMVSAVMIVPVAVAQLVCTSFTRTMHLAMALGVAACVSGLTITYLLPLSPGAVIVVLLVGAYGAVALLAGAVRFTRRVHRARRRQEVL
- a CDS encoding isoprenyl transferase, with the protein product MQAAPLHRPGLEPPSLAPDRLPGHVAIVMDGNGRWANARGLPRIEGHKVGEANLLEVVAGAVELGVNELSAYAFSTENWRRSPAEVRFLMGFARTVLRGQRDLLNSWGVRVRWVGRTPRLWKSVLSELRAAERLTAGNTTLTLNLCINYGGRAEIADAARAISQEVAAGRLKASAITEKTIQRHLYAPTMRDVDLFIRTSGEQRTSNFLMWSSAYAELYFTDLAWPDFDRRELWRACESYGSRERRYGGAVDKVGDTAGDTAGDKEGTVEEAAAPAEAGGADA
- a CDS encoding Fur family transcriptional regulator, with translation MSQKSASRPRATRQRAAVADILERTSEFRSAQQIHSALEAEGTKVGLATVYRNLQALADSGQVDQLRGTEGEVLYRACERVEHHHHIVCRGCGFTVEVAGGELETWIRRVSAQHGFTAMEHTAEFFGLCADCSAADGGGEAREKA
- a CDS encoding metal ABC transporter ATP-binding protein yields the protein MRTAIPARTDAGSGADARTSARTADGSGASTGQEARTASRRRHARPALPEASSDPVRLTRVTVVLGSAVVLDDVSLTVSPGESVALLGSNGSGKSTLVRTVLGLVPVASGTVHLMGADVSRRSRVPWDRVGYVPQRVTASAGVPATALEVVGSGLLGPRHLWRDRGRRARRRAMDALEAVGLADRARDPVQVLSGGQAQRVLIARALVRDPDLLLLDEPLAGIDRASRESLARALTSLHQDGLTLVTVLHETGELTDVIGRRVHLSDGRVIPGDDPDGSSGPPAGSTPADRPGRRLPENDSDAPGARRYEERP
- a CDS encoding metal ABC transporter substrate-binding protein, yielding MIPMTLRTSPVVADPRPPREGTPTSSGAQTSRPLAARHSRSAAHRLGAGTAALALAASLTSCSALSGEDTSTSQASGGGGGTDAALAVSTSFYPVAYLVGAVGGERVTVTSVTPTSVEPHDYEISPKDVTALEAADVIAYVPGFQPSLDEAVSQVSGPTVLDLGEAANLVHHEGAGHDHEAEDSEGDSEEDSQEASPGDHDHESGERSDHGTDEHDHSTGEDGQTDPHFWLDPQRMVATAGAIQEALAAADPDHASDYENNLETLTTTLTDLDTSYTEGLAQCERTTFVTSHAAFGYLADRYGLTQASVAGLDPEAEPSPAELAEIKEVVEETGTTTIFTEELVSTRTAEALAEETGTTTAVLSPVESAPADGDYVDAMSTNLEALRSGLSCQ
- a CDS encoding GAD-like domain-containing protein, giving the protein MSEEEWYQGWLHASPEWVGARIDGVLELRGWSPMGVGAPVTAEHVGYFGGVLPASVLHLWERFGFEGFGAGRWWFTDPLRWAPVVDAWVEGTEVPFPHQRWWCLARNATGTMRSTRFASLVGSAWPATRQGP